A stretch of Argiope bruennichi chromosome 10, qqArgBrue1.1, whole genome shotgun sequence DNA encodes these proteins:
- the LOC129987965 gene encoding gastrula zinc finger protein XlCGF7.1-like: MEDSLMGNKNFWTGDDVSKVFGTNVQNQTLLSTKQYKCNICDKIYTKAWMLAEHCRVHTREKTFSCDICTKEFSQETTLQDHYRIHTEKRYTCDVCNEQFSRKFTLTVHCRTHTIEKLYSCAICCIKFRRKRNLHWHYLTHVNEKPYSCDICCRDFCSERNLNEHYLTHANEKPYSCDICRREFSQKRDLDDHCRIHRTVKLYSCDVCSKEFVWKYKLNKHYRTHTKEKP; this comes from the coding sequence ATGGAGGACTCTCTCATGGGAAACAAGAATTTTTGGACTGGTGATGATGTTAGTAAAGTATTTGGTACAAATGTTCAAAATCAAACTTTGTTAAGTACCAAACAGTACAAGTGTAATATTTGTGATAAGATATATACTAAAGCATGGATGTTGGCAGAACATTGTCGTGTTCACACACGTGAAAAAACTTTTTCATGTGATATATGTACTAAAGAATTTTCTCAAGAAACTACTTTACAGGACCATTATCGAATTCATACAGAAAAACGATACACTTGCGATGTCTGCAATGAACAATTTTCTCGGAAATTTACTTTAACTGTGCATTGTCGAACACATACAATAGAAAAGCTCTATTCTTGCGCTATATGCTGTATAAAATTTCGTCGAAAAAGGAATTTGCATTGGCATTATCTAACGCATGTAAATGAAAAACCCTATTCTTGTGATATATGCTGTAGAGACTTTTGTAGTGAAAGGAATTTGAATGAGCATTATCTAACGCATGCAAATGAAAAACCCTATTCTTGTGATATATGCCGTAGAGAATTTTCTCAGAAACGTGATTTAGATGATCATTGTCGAATTCATAGAACTGTAAAACTCTATTCCTGTGATGTATGCAGCAAAGAATTTGTTTGGAAATATAAGTTGAATAAGCATTATCGaactcatacaaaagaaaaaccttaa